In a single window of the uncultured Methanobrevibacter sp. genome:
- a CDS encoding tetratricopeptide repeat protein → MPILSFSSNDIDVITGKKTRTIRKAWKTPLKVGDRLYCYWNLVSKEKMKIFEALVTDVEDISFEDIKDNDELARKEGFEDSYDMLREFKKMYGGQIDDSDKFQIIYFKKLDINEWKGDKIDEKAMITKRADILFDSGKFDKSTMCYEAALRLDPDDVYLLNKQGDNLSRLGKFDEAINCYDKALEFEPDNEYILNNKAIALLNAGRIEEAYKASTIAYNYRPSSPIVLYWRGFILEMLGRYDAALRIYDKLIVIDGENPEVWNARGNLLTDMGKLEEAIQSFDKAVEVCLDDTEMDASAINRMGNAYIDLGKFDEALECFNKAISLEQYNIDFLLNKGVVLMELGKFEEAVDSFNKVLLRNPDNEDAFFLKEECLENF, encoded by the coding sequence ATGCCTATTTTATCATTTTCAAGTAATGATATTGATGTAATCACTGGTAAGAAAACCAGAACTATTCGTAAAGCATGGAAAACTCCGCTTAAGGTTGGTGACAGGCTTTACTGTTATTGGAATCTTGTTTCAAAAGAAAAAATGAAGATATTTGAAGCTCTTGTTACTGATGTTGAGGATATCTCTTTTGAAGACATTAAAGACAATGATGAGCTGGCCCGAAAAGAAGGTTTTGAAGACTCTTATGACATGCTGAGGGAATTCAAGAAAATGTATGGCGGCCAGATTGACGATTCCGATAAGTTCCAGATAATCTATTTTAAAAAACTCGACATAAATGAATGGAAGGGTGACAAGATAGATGAAAAGGCAATGATTACCAAAAGGGCTGATATTCTTTTTGACAGCGGTAAGTTCGACAAGTCTACAATGTGTTATGAGGCTGCTCTGCGCCTGGACCCTGATGATGTTTATCTTTTAAACAAACAGGGGGATAACCTTTCAAGGCTGGGCAAATTCGATGAAGCTATAAACTGTTATGATAAGGCATTGGAATTCGAGCCTGACAACGAATACATCCTCAACAACAAAGCTATTGCACTTTTAAATGCCGGCAGAATTGAAGAAGCATACAAGGCAAGCACAATTGCTTATAATTACCGTCCAAGCAGCCCTATTGTCCTGTACTGGAGAGGATTTATACTTGAAATGCTTGGAAGATATGATGCAGCCCTTAGAATTTACGACAAGCTGATTGTCATTGACGGTGAAAATCCTGAAGTGTGGAATGCAAGAGGAAACCTCCTGACTGATATGGGCAAACTGGAGGAAGCTATCCAGTCTTTTGACAAGGCAGTTGAGGTCTGTCTGGATGATACTGAAATGGATGCAAGTGCAATAAACAGGATGGGCAATGCATATATTGATTTAGGTAAATTTGATGAAGCATTGGAATGTTTTAATAAAGCAATATCTTTGGAACAGTACAATATTGACTTTTTGCTGAACAAAGGTGTTGTTTTAATGGAACTTGGCAAATTCGAAGAGGCTGTCGACAGTTTCAATAAGGTGCTTTTAAGAAATCCTGACAATGAGGATGCATTTTTCCTGAAAGAAGAGTGTTTGGAAAACTTTTAG
- a CDS encoding anaerobic ribonucleoside-triphosphate reductase activating protein — translation MYVGGSVISSVEFHGNMSLVIFMSGCPLTCRYCHNVELLEDTTEKTFEEVKQEIDSSADFLDAVVISGGEPLLQLDALIEIFTYVRKIGLKTKLDTSGIYPEKIKKLLDLNLLDFVSLDVKTTFSKYRKITGSNIGFQVKKSMELINADKNVHLEARTTYVPTLHTKKDIINLVDELEADIYTIQQFRNKNVLDPALEKVEVPNPHDLADLAREIKPYFKGQVKVKSAEFGEQVIE, via the coding sequence ATGTATGTAGGAGGATCTGTAATATCTTCTGTAGAGTTTCATGGAAATATGTCCCTGGTTATTTTCATGTCCGGATGCCCTTTAACATGCAGATACTGCCACAATGTGGAACTTTTGGAGGATACAACTGAAAAAACATTTGAAGAAGTAAAACAGGAAATTGATTCTTCAGCCGATTTTTTGGATGCTGTTGTCATCTCCGGTGGCGAACCGCTGCTTCAGCTTGATGCCCTTATAGAAATTTTCACATATGTCCGCAAAATTGGTCTTAAAACCAAACTGGATACAAGCGGCATCTATCCGGAAAAAATCAAAAAACTTCTGGATTTAAATCTTTTGGATTTTGTTTCACTAGACGTAAAAACTACATTTTCAAAATATAGAAAAATTACAGGTTCGAATATTGGTTTTCAGGTTAAAAAATCAATGGAACTTATCAATGCCGATAAAAACGTTCATCTTGAAGCTAGAACAACATATGTCCCGACATTACATACAAAAAAAGATATTATAAATTTAGTTGATGAACTCGAAGCGGATATTTATACAATACAGCAATTTAGAAATAAGAATGTACTTGACCCTGCTTTGGAAAAAGTTGAAGTTCCAAATCCCCATGATCTGGCTGATTTGGCCCGTGAAATCAAACCCTATTTTAAAGGTCAGGTAAAAGTCAAGTCTGCAGAATTCGGAGAACAGGTCATTGAATAA
- the hisC gene encoding histidinol-phosphate transaminase yields the protein MKARKIVDEMDSYVPGRSQDEIAEEFGLNKDEIIKLGSNENPWGPSPKAMEAIRNEIKSINRYPESQLKELVHEMALYSGVEDNQVIIGGDGADEIIDVLAKTFIDEGDEFIVPLPSYMYYEYLLQQYGAHPVYAKWDLDKNELDVDSIFDCITEKTKMIFLCSPNNPTGTLIPTEVLRKIASKNSEILIVVDEAYFEYSGTTNKDLINEFDNIFIIRTMSKVLGLAGMRIGYGLACAEIIEYMHRIKPVFSLTRLSFVAALNTFRDKDYIKDSIEKGIESRQYLYDELSKIDSLNVFPSKSNFMLIGIKDTGFTAAELARELMKRGIIVRDCTSFKGLDEYWIRISICTLDEDEKFIKIMKEVLN from the coding sequence ATGAAAGCAAGAAAAATCGTAGATGAAATGGATTCATATGTTCCAGGAAGGTCTCAGGATGAGATTGCTGAGGAATTCGGACTGAATAAGGATGAAATTATTAAATTGGGTTCCAATGAAAATCCGTGGGGTCCTTCCCCGAAAGCTATGGAAGCTATCAGAAACGAAATAAAATCAATCAACAGATACCCTGAATCCCAGCTTAAGGAGCTTGTTCATGAAATGGCTCTTTACAGCGGTGTTGAAGACAATCAGGTCATCATAGGAGGGGACGGTGCTGATGAAATCATTGATGTTTTGGCAAAGACATTCATCGATGAAGGCGACGAGTTTATTGTGCCTCTGCCGTCTTACATGTACTATGAATACCTGCTTCAGCAGTACGGGGCACATCCTGTATATGCAAAGTGGGATTTGGATAAAAACGAACTTGACGTTGACTCAATATTTGACTGCATAACAGAAAAGACAAAAATGATTTTTTTATGCAGCCCCAACAATCCTACAGGAACACTGATTCCTACTGAAGTTTTAAGAAAAATCGCTTCCAAAAATTCTGAAATACTGATTGTAGTTGATGAGGCTTACTTTGAATACTCCGGGACCACAAACAAGGATTTAATCAATGAATTTGACAACATATTCATTATCCGTACAATGTCTAAAGTGCTGGGTCTTGCAGGAATGAGAATCGGTTACGGTCTTGCATGCGCTGAAATTATAGAGTATATGCACAGGATAAAACCTGTATTTTCACTTACAAGACTTTCCTTTGTTGCAGCTCTAAATACCTTCAGAGATAAGGACTACATTAAAGATTCAATTGAAAAGGGAATCGAATCCAGACAATATCTCTATGATGAGCTTTCAAAAATAGATTCACTTAATGTTTTCCCATCCAAATCCAATTTCATGCTGATAGGCATAAAAGACACAGGCTTTACAGCAGCCGAACTGGCAAGGGAACTTATGAAAAGAGGAATAATCGTAAGGGACTGCACTTCCTTTAAGGGTCTTGACGAATATTGGATTAGAATAAGCATCTGTACTTTGGATGAGGATGAAAAATTCATAAAAATAATGAAAGAGGTTTTAAACTAA
- a CDS encoding gamma carbonic anhydrase family protein, with protein sequence MENNKDSIVICPGAQVIGDVELGSDVSIWHGAVLRGDTDSITIGSRSNVQDNCVIHCTKGFPVEIGENVSVGHGAVVHGCKLDDNVLIGMNATVLNGAHISKNSIVGAGAVVSEGKEFPEGSLILGVPARAVKELSDEQIQSIQNNADNYVKLSKQYKEDY encoded by the coding sequence ATGGAAAATAATAAAGACTCTATTGTAATATGCCCCGGTGCACAGGTAATTGGTGATGTTGAATTAGGTAGTGATGTCTCAATATGGCATGGAGCCGTTTTAAGAGGAGACACCGATTCAATAACAATCGGCAGCAGGTCCAATGTTCAGGACAACTGTGTTATTCACTGTACTAAAGGATTTCCGGTGGAAATTGGCGAAAATGTTTCTGTCGGCCACGGTGCAGTTGTACACGGATGCAAACTGGATGATAACGTGCTGATTGGAATGAACGCAACAGTTTTAAACGGTGCACACATTTCAAAAAATTCTATTGTCGGCGCCGGTGCGGTTGTAAGTGAAGGAAAGGAATTTCCTGAGGGGTCCCTGATTTTAGGGGTTCCCGCAAGAGCGGTTAAAGAGCTCTCAGACGAGCAGATACAATCAATTCAAAACAACGCTGACAATTATGTAAAACTTTCCAAACAATATAAGGAAGATTATTAA
- the glmU gene encoding bifunctional sugar-1-phosphate nucleotidylyltransferase/acetyltransferase, which produces MKAIILSAGEGSRMRPLTLTKPKTMLPVAGKPIIQYNIESLRDNGIKDILLIVRYKEEMVRDYFGDGSEFGVNITYETQKDFLGTANAISYGENFIEDSLVVLNGDIILDNEIINEIIKKYNYMKPDTLMVLTEVEDPSAFGVVEIEEGNIKKIVEKPKKEEAPSNLVNAGIYIFNKDIFEKIAKTEISERGEYEITDSVTLQIEDGKKVIGHKTNKDWIDVGRPWELIEVNEELIGNLKTEIKGTIEEGAHIHGEVFLDEGSIIRAGVYIEGNVYIGKNCDIGPNSYIRGNSYFGDHVHVGNAVEIKNSIVMENTNVSHLSYVGDSVIGSNCNIAAGTNIANLRFDNKPVKTKIKDAMIDSGRRKLGSIIGDSVKTGINSSFSPGVKVGHNSTIGSGVLLYDDVPSDTRVLVKQNHIIQDKNKKKE; this is translated from the coding sequence ATGAAAGCGATTATATTAAGTGCAGGCGAAGGTTCCAGAATGAGGCCGCTAACACTGACAAAGCCTAAAACCATGTTGCCTGTTGCCGGAAAACCGATTATTCAATATAACATAGAATCCTTAAGGGACAATGGAATTAAAGATATACTGTTAATTGTACGTTATAAGGAGGAAATGGTCAGGGATTATTTCGGTGACGGCAGTGAATTCGGAGTTAATATTACTTACGAAACTCAAAAGGATTTCCTTGGAACTGCAAACGCTATTTCATATGGTGAAAATTTCATTGAAGACAGTCTGGTAGTTCTCAACGGAGATATTATTCTTGATAATGAAATCATAAACGAGATTATAAAAAAATACAATTACATGAAACCTGATACTCTGATGGTTTTAACTGAAGTGGAAGACCCTTCAGCATTTGGTGTTGTCGAAATCGAAGAAGGAAACATCAAAAAAATTGTGGAAAAGCCTAAAAAAGAGGAAGCTCCAAGCAATCTTGTCAATGCGGGAATTTACATATTCAACAAGGACATTTTCGAAAAAATCGCAAAAACAGAAATTTCAGAACGTGGAGAATATGAAATCACAGATTCAGTAACTCTCCAGATTGAAGACGGCAAAAAGGTAATCGGACATAAAACCAACAAGGACTGGATTGATGTGGGTCGTCCATGGGAGCTTATTGAAGTCAATGAAGAGCTCATTGGCAATCTTAAAACAGAAATAAAAGGAACAATTGAAGAAGGCGCCCATATTCACGGAGAAGTCTTTTTGGATGAAGGAAGTATTATCAGGGCCGGAGTTTACATTGAAGGAAACGTTTATATTGGTAAAAACTGTGATATAGGGCCTAATTCCTATATCAGGGGCAATTCCTACTTCGGCGATCACGTTCACGTTGGAAATGCAGTTGAAATCAAAAATTCAATTGTCATGGAAAATACTAATGTCAGTCACCTAAGTTATGTTGGAGACTCCGTTATAGGTTCAAACTGCAATATAGCTGCAGGAACTAACATTGCAAACCTTCGTTTTGACAACAAACCTGTCAAAACCAAAATCAAAGATGCTATGATTGATAGCGGAAGGCGTAAGCTCGGATCAATTATTGGAGATTCCGTAAAGACAGGAATCAACTCCAGTTTTTCACCGGGTGTTAAAGTGGGCCACAATTCCACTATCGGTTCTGGGGTTTTGCTGTATGATGATGTACCCTCCGATACAAGAGTATTGGTAAAACAAAATCATATAATTCAAGACAAAAATAAGAAAAAAGAATAA
- a CDS encoding rubredoxin — protein MTVYVCLHCEYRFDTEKGDPAYNIPAGKTPADMPDDWVCPECAALGIDAFIAEEE, from the coding sequence ATGACTGTATATGTTTGTTTACACTGTGAATACAGATTTGATACTGAAAAAGGCGACCCTGCATACAACATTCCTGCTGGAAAAACTCCTGCAGACATGCCAGATGACTGGGTTTGCCCAGAATGCGCAGCTTTAGGTATTGACGCATTTATCGCAGAAGAAGAATAA
- a CDS encoding C1 family peptidase: MKFYKKSIILLCLLMITMGVVCAQDITDTAQNTLEIDDSQAVLANSTSATYDDLSELVEKSGDSISLESDYKYNQGTDKVKNISIYKKNLTINGNNHAIDGDGKTTLFKIEKGNLVIKNTVLRNFNDTAIILIDSTLTTLNVTFENIQAADYGAAVYCTDDSMVTSTNDRYIETYAPNGGSAIFGYDSVININNGTFQNKKPIYWSLIYGEDSEINVFETVFANINSKYATTIYNTYNTTIKKSKFINLHADATAGAIAIKSNNAQNKTYMRVYDCEFVNVSAAKNGGAIYSDLNGNGLKQYIGLLDVINSTFTQCRADFGGAILHLGRAVEIINSTFTQNMATEAGGAFYSSNANVLINGTTFKENKVDIYNGLGGASYFDAEKIVIDKTTFEDNVASKGGGIYSFYTGHTIVNSAFKNNGEDIHTYYEDNGSIIEDCGELNSILNDKMNITIRYNGLPITLNPQPIKGSASDSYFNLKDQGLVTPVKDQGSMGACWAFGAAGAFESAFLIATGKTIDISENNIQDLGLVYSPYGWMGNYEGGNYLTATSYFVSWLGAVNSVDDSYDELGKISSVSYSGDAYRAVDAVFVNIKDRAAVKEALTKYGALNLYVYGANSKDKSYNPQTHAVYNSKYSGNHYVTLVGWNDTYSKYNFANTAPGNGAWICKNSWGTNWGDEGYFYISYYDKSLNADAVGFKFENVNYYEKLYQNELGGYDSFNKKFDTYGHVFTSEGGDILAAVGTYFEKANTPYKISIYVNGFISYTQDGISKHAGYECIKLDDYIAVNDNSTFEIRIKSSSAPIFQYSRLPAVEGKNYVIDSAGNFIDPAKENITVPVKAYTFKNPQISENIVKYYTTKETIFTVNNVLETGTLPISFDGKNMTMEIVNSSGSVNLGVLDIGPNKVYITYRNQTFASIIYIKPTIDCEDIYTITIAYNTKLTLDNVKFYDSNGTPLENASVVVKFNNEVIPDTVTGVNGTMPIVVKAGNKIGTHYVDYLNPTNNETARITVKILSRFSGNSNVNMYYYDGHSYKVRIRGDNGNFVGKNQLITIKIGSKKFNVKTDANGYATLKIPKTITPGKYTVSVTVMKQTIKNTLTVKQVLKTTKTVKVKKSAKKLTLKATLKKGSTALKYKVVKFKVNGKTYSAKTNKKGIATVTLKKAAINKLKVKKYTVKVSYLNDVVKSTLQVRR, from the coding sequence ATGAAATTTTATAAAAAAAGTATAATCCTTCTATGTTTATTGATGATTACAATGGGGGTTGTCTGTGCACAGGACATCACTGATACAGCACAGAACACTCTTGAAATAGATGACTCCCAGGCAGTACTTGCCAATTCAACATCTGCCACATACGATGATCTCTCAGAATTGGTTGAAAAGTCCGGCGATTCAATAAGCCTGGAAAGCGATTATAAGTACAATCAAGGAACAGATAAGGTAAAAAATATTTCAATTTACAAAAAGAACTTAACCATCAACGGTAATAACCATGCCATTGACGGGGACGGGAAAACAACTCTTTTTAAAATAGAAAAAGGTAATCTAGTTATAAAAAATACTGTTTTGAGAAACTTCAATGATACTGCAATCATACTTATAGACAGTACACTGACAACATTAAACGTTACTTTTGAAAACATTCAAGCTGCCGATTACGGTGCTGCAGTATACTGTACAGACGACAGTATGGTTACAAGTACCAATGACAGGTACATAGAAACCTACGCTCCAAACGGAGGTTCTGCAATATTCGGGTATGATTCCGTAATCAACATCAACAACGGAACTTTCCAAAACAAAAAGCCTATTTACTGGAGTCTGATTTATGGAGAAGACAGTGAAATAAATGTTTTTGAAACAGTATTTGCAAATATAAACTCAAAATATGCAACTACGATTTACAACACATACAATACCACAATCAAAAAGTCAAAATTCATAAATTTACATGCTGATGCAACTGCAGGTGCTATTGCCATTAAAAGTAACAATGCCCAGAACAAGACTTATATGAGAGTCTATGACTGTGAATTCGTAAACGTCAGCGCCGCCAAAAACGGTGGAGCAATATATTCCGACCTCAACGGAAACGGACTCAAACAATATATCGGTCTTTTGGACGTTATTAACTCCACATTCACCCAGTGCCGTGCTGATTTTGGAGGAGCAATTCTTCACCTTGGAAGAGCTGTAGAAATAATCAACTCCACTTTTACACAAAACATGGCAACTGAAGCTGGCGGAGCATTTTACAGTTCAAATGCAAATGTACTTATCAACGGAACCACATTTAAAGAAAATAAAGTCGACATCTACAACGGACTCGGCGGAGCATCATATTTTGACGCTGAAAAGATAGTCATCGACAAAACAACATTTGAAGACAATGTTGCAAGCAAAGGCGGAGGTATTTACAGCTTTTATACAGGACATACAATTGTCAATTCCGCATTTAAAAACAATGGAGAAGACATTCATACTTACTATGAGGACAATGGTTCCATAATAGAAGACTGCGGAGAGTTAAATTCCATTCTTAACGACAAAATGAACATTACAATAAGATACAACGGACTGCCAATCACATTGAATCCGCAACCAATCAAAGGATCTGCAAGCGATTCCTACTTCAATTTAAAAGACCAGGGATTAGTTACTCCAGTAAAAGATCAGGGTTCCATGGGTGCATGCTGGGCATTCGGTGCAGCAGGAGCATTTGAATCCGCATTTTTAATTGCAACCGGAAAAACCATTGATATTTCAGAAAATAATATTCAGGACTTAGGTTTAGTCTATTCACCTTACGGATGGATGGGCAATTATGAAGGTGGAAACTACCTCACTGCAACATCATACTTCGTAAGCTGGCTCGGTGCAGTAAACAGCGTTGACGACAGCTATGATGAACTTGGTAAAATCTCTTCAGTAAGCTACAGCGGAGATGCATATCGTGCAGTAGATGCTGTTTTTGTAAATATTAAAGATAGAGCTGCAGTTAAAGAAGCATTAACCAAATACGGAGCTTTAAACCTGTATGTATATGGTGCAAATTCAAAAGATAAATCATATAATCCTCAAACACATGCAGTCTACAATTCCAAATATAGCGGAAACCATTACGTGACACTGGTAGGATGGAACGATACATACTCAAAATATAATTTCGCAAATACCGCACCTGGCAACGGAGCATGGATTTGTAAAAACAGCTGGGGAACCAACTGGGGAGATGAAGGATACTTCTATATTTCCTATTATGACAAATCCCTGAATGCAGATGCAGTAGGATTCAAATTTGAAAATGTGAACTACTATGAAAAACTTTACCAAAACGAATTAGGCGGATACGACTCATTCAATAAAAAATTTGACACTTACGGACATGTCTTTACAAGCGAAGGAGGAGACATCCTTGCAGCTGTCGGAACATACTTCGAAAAGGCAAATACCCCATACAAAATATCAATTTACGTAAATGGTTTTATTAGCTACACCCAGGACGGCATTTCAAAACATGCCGGATATGAATGTATCAAACTGGATGATTATATTGCTGTAAACGACAATTCCACATTTGAAATTAGAATAAAATCCAGTTCAGCACCTATATTCCAATATTCAAGACTGCCTGCAGTCGAAGGTAAAAATTATGTAATAGACAGTGCTGGAAATTTCATTGACCCTGCAAAAGAAAATATAACCGTGCCTGTTAAAGCGTACACATTCAAAAACCCTCAAATCAGTGAAAACATCGTGAAATATTACACTACAAAAGAAACAATATTTACTGTGAACAATGTTTTAGAAACTGGCACTTTACCAATCAGTTTTGACGGTAAAAATATGACAATGGAAATTGTAAACAGCAGCGGAAGTGTTAACTTAGGTGTTTTAGATATAGGTCCGAATAAAGTGTATATAACATACAGAAACCAAACCTTTGCTAGCATAATCTATATCAAACCGACCATAGACTGTGAAGACATATACACCATAACAATTGCATACAATACCAAACTGACTCTGGATAACGTCAAATTCTATGACAGCAACGGAACTCCTCTTGAAAATGCAAGTGTTGTTGTCAAATTCAACAATGAGGTTATCCCGGATACCGTTACCGGCGTCAACGGAACAATGCCTATTGTTGTTAAAGCAGGAAACAAAATCGGAACCCACTATGTGGACTATCTTAACCCTACAAACAATGAGACTGCAAGAATAACCGTTAAAATCCTTTCAAGATTCAGCGGAAATTCCAATGTCAACATGTACTACTATGACGGACACAGTTATAAAGTCCGCATAAGAGGGGACAACGGTAACTTTGTTGGTAAAAATCAGCTTATAACCATCAAAATCGGCAGCAAGAAATTTAATGTCAAAACCGATGCAAACGGTTATGCGACTTTAAAAATACCTAAAACAATTACTCCTGGAAAATACACAGTTTCCGTTACAGTCATGAAACAGACCATTAAAAACACACTGACTGTAAAACAGGTCCTTAAAACCACAAAAACAGTTAAGGTTAAAAAATCAGCTAAAAAACTGACTTTAAAAGCAACTCTTAAAAAGGGCAGCACCGCTCTGAAATACAAAGTTGTAAAATTCAAAGTCAACGGTAAGACATACTCTGCAAAAACCAACAAAAAAGGTATTGCAACAGTTACCCTTAAAAAAGCTGCAATAAACAAGCTGAAAGTCAAAAAATACACCGTTAAAGTAAGTTACTTAAACGATGTTGTAAAATCAACACTTCAGGTTAGACGTTAG
- the glmM gene encoding phosphoglucosamine mutase, translating into MRTNSGHNGDAMVAKKLFGTSGIRGLVGSEVTCELALNVGKSLAFYLGNEGTVVIGYDTRTTNKMLDQAICAGLLESGINVVKIGMVPTPLVGYACEKLDADAGIMLTASHNPSPYNGIKIWNKNGMAYTSAQEAEIEKIYAEKSYISVSWDKVGSLSVNEEIKGQYIDDLVNMVDIKEGLKVVIDCASGAGSEISPLVFRKAGCEVTTLNSQPDGFFPGRNPEPNADNLQKLMKTVVAIGADLGIAHDGDADRMITVDENGNISPFDSLLALISKEFDGDVVTTVDAGLCMDESVNGEVFRTPVGDVNVAEVIIEKNAAFGGEPSGTWLHPDFCMCPDGILSGLRMAELVSNKGKLSQLLSEIPSYPNIREKITCSKEAKIKVMENMEDLLKDAFNDIKEINSIDGVRMTFEDDSWVLVRPSGTEDYIRITLESRDSKRAEEIKDVCVKIINENL; encoded by the coding sequence ATGCGCACAAATTCGGGGCATAATGGTGATGCTATGGTAGCAAAAAAACTATTCGGTACATCAGGAATCAGAGGACTTGTAGGCTCAGAAGTAACATGCGAACTGGCACTGAACGTAGGCAAATCCCTTGCATTTTATTTGGGAAATGAAGGTACTGTCGTAATAGGTTATGATACACGTACTACAAACAAAATGCTTGACCAGGCAATCTGCGCAGGACTTTTGGAAAGTGGAATCAATGTAGTTAAAATAGGAATGGTTCCAACACCATTGGTAGGTTACGCTTGCGAAAAACTTGATGCCGATGCGGGAATAATGCTTACCGCTTCACACAATCCGTCCCCATACAACGGAATAAAAATATGGAACAAGAACGGAATGGCATATACATCAGCTCAGGAAGCTGAAATAGAAAAAATATATGCTGAAAAATCATACATTTCAGTATCCTGGGACAAAGTAGGTTCCCTAAGCGTCAATGAGGAAATAAAAGGCCAGTATATTGATGATCTGGTAAACATGGTCGATATTAAAGAAGGCCTTAAAGTTGTAATCGACTGCGCATCAGGAGCGGGAAGTGAAATATCACCTTTAGTATTTAGAAAAGCAGGATGTGAAGTCACCACACTAAACTCACAGCCTGACGGATTTTTCCCGGGAAGAAACCCTGAACCGAATGCAGACAACCTTCAAAAACTCATGAAAACAGTCGTAGCTATTGGAGCAGACCTCGGAATAGCTCATGACGGTGACGCAGATAGAATGATTACTGTTGATGAAAATGGTAATATATCTCCATTTGACTCACTTTTAGCACTTATATCAAAAGAATTTGACGGTGACGTTGTAACAACAGTTGATGCAGGTTTATGCATGGATGAATCAGTTAACGGTGAAGTATTCAGAACTCCTGTCGGAGATGTTAACGTTGCTGAGGTAATCATCGAGAAAAACGCAGCATTCGGAGGAGAGCCTTCAGGAACATGGCTGCACCCTGACTTTTGCATGTGTCCCGATGGAATACTGTCTGGTCTTAGAATGGCTGAACTTGTATCAAACAAAGGCAAACTCTCACAGCTTCTCTCAGAAATCCCATCTTATCCTAACATCCGTGAAAAGATAACATGCTCAAAAGAAGCTAAAATTAAAGTCATGGAAAACATGGAAGACCTTTTAAAAGACGCATTCAATGACATTAAAGAAATCAATTCAATCGACGGGGTAAGAATGACATTTGAAGATGACAGCTGGGTGCTTGTAAGACCTTCCGGAACAGAAGACTACATCAGAATCACACTGGAATCCCGTGACAGTAAAAGGGCTGAAGAGATTAAGGATGTGTGCGTAAAAATAATCAATGAAAACTTATGA